The Benincasa hispida cultivar B227 chromosome 9, ASM972705v1, whole genome shotgun sequence genome has a segment encoding these proteins:
- the LOC120085945 gene encoding beta-fructofuranosidase, insoluble isoenzyme CWINV1-like encodes MASFSLCFISFLCFLFGHGVLQLQASHHVYRAQLSNSLPHHYQQPYRTSYHFQPPKNWINDPNGPMIYKGIYHLFYQYNPKGAVWGNIVWAHSTSTDLINWEPHDHAIYPSQPSDINGCWSGSATILPGDKPAILYTGINPKNQQVQNLAVPKNLSDPYLREWVKSPKNPLMAPTPQNHINSSSFRDPTTAWLGPDGEWRVIIGSKINARGLAIMYQSKDFVKWDQVDHPLHYADGTGMWECPDFFPVAKTGRKGVDTSVSGGHVKHVLKVSLDDTKHDHYTVGNYDLEKDIYVPNKGSIEGYMGLRYDYGKYYASKTFYDGQKKRRVLWGWVNESSSVEDDIKKGWSGIQAIPRTIWLDASGKQLIQWPIEEIQKLRKDKVKLTNKVLKKGSLIEVKGVTAAQADVEVSFKVKNFKKAQILKPEWKDPQLLCSQKGATTKGGVGSFGLLVLASKDLKEYTSISFTIFKRQGKYIVLMCSDQSRSSLNPNNDKTTYGAFLNVDPVSEDLSLRSLIDHSVVESFGSKGKACITARVYPTLAIGDNVGLYVFNNGTESVTITKLGAWSLKKAQIN; translated from the exons ATGGCTTCCTTCTCTCTATGTTTCATCTCTTTCCTCTGTTTCTTGTTTGGCCATGGAGTTCTTCAGCTTCAAGCTTCTCACCATGTTTACAGAGCTCAATTATCTAACTCTCTTCCCCATCATTATCAGCAACCTTATAGAACTTCCTACCATTTTCAACCTCCCAAGAATTGGATcaatg ATCCAAATG GTCCAATGATATACAAAGGAATTTATCATTTGTTTTACCAATACAACCCAAAAGGAGCCGTGTGGGGCAACATTGTGTGGGCCCACTCCACATCAACGGACTTGATCAACTGGGAACCTCACGATCACGCTATCTACCCATCTCAGCCGTCCGATATTAACGGCTGCTGGTCGGGATCCGCCACCATCCTCCCCGGCGACAAACCGGCGATTTTGTACACAGGAATTAATCCGAAAAACCAACAAGTTCAAAACTTGGCTGTTCCTAAGAATCTCTCCGACCCATATCTAAGAGAATGGGTGAAATCCCCAAAAAACCCTCTCATGGCCCCCACCCCACAAAACCACATCAACTCCAGCTCCTTCCGGGACCCCACCACCGCCTGGCTCGGCCCCGACGGCGAATGGCGAGTCATCATCGGGAGCAAAATTAATGCCCGTGGACTCGCCATCATGTACCAAAGCAAAGATTTCGTTAAGTGGGATCAG GTTGACCATCCGCTTCATTATGCGGACGGAACAGGAATGTGGGAGTGTCCGGATTTCTTCCCGGTGGCGAAGACCGGTCGGAAAGGGGTTGACACGAGCGTGAGCGGAGGGCACGTGAAGCACGTGCTAAAGGTGAGCTTGGATGATACAAAGCATGACCACTATACAGTTGGAAACTATGATTTGGAGAAAGATATTTATGTTCCAAACAAAGGATCAATTGAAGGTTACATGGGATTGAGATATGATTATGGGAAATATTATGCTTCAAAAACTTTCTATGACGGGCAAAAGAAAAGGAGAGTTTTGTGGGGTTGGGTGAACGAATCATCAAGTGTTGAAGATGATATCAAGAAAGGATGGTCTGGCATCCAG GCAATTCCAAGGACTATTTGGTTGGATGCTTCTGGGAAGCAACTAATTCAATGGCCAATTGAGGAAATACAAAAGCTTAGAAAGGACAAAGTTAAATTGACAAACAAAGTATTGAAGAAAGGATCATTGATTGAAGTAAAAGGTGTAACAGCAGCACAG GCAGATGTTGAGGTTTCATTTAAAGTAAAAAACTTTAAGAAAGCTCAAATATTGAAACCTGAATGGAAAGACCCACAATTGCTTTGTAGCCAAAAGGGAGCAACTACAAAAGGTGGAGTTGGTTCATTTGGGCTTCTAGTTTTGGCTTCAAAAGACTTGAAAGAGTACACTTCCATCTCCTTTACGATATTCAAAAGACAAGGCAAATACATCGTACTTATGTGTAGTGACCAAAGCAG GTCTTCGTTGAATCCAAACAATGACAAGACAACATATGGAGCATTCTTAAATGTGGACCCAGTTAGTGAAGATCTTTCACTAAGAAGTTTG ATTGATCACTCGGTTGTTGAGAGCTTTGGATCTAAGGGGAAGGCTTGCATTACAGCTAGAGTTTATCCAACATTAGCCATTGGAGACAATGTTGGTCTCTATGTTTTCAACAATGGAACAGAAAGTGTCACCATCACAAAACTCGGTGCTTGGAGCTTGAAGAAAGCTCAAATCAATTAA